GTCCAGCAGATATGACGTGTGCGGTGGGGGTCAGTTGTGTACTACTCCGCAGTTAGAACGAGTGTCTCGTGTGGTTCCGCTTCGGCCAGTTTTAGCCGTCACAACTCGTACGTTCTACCGGTGGTCTCATGGCGAAACAGGCGAGCAGCGGTGGGAAAGGCGTTAGAACCGTCGAATTCTCACAAGTAATCGACCGGCCGGTGTCGGACGTGTTCCATGTTATGGCAGAACAGCACGTGCAGAACCATCCACGCTGGGACCCGGACGTCGAACTGGAACAGGAAACGGACGGTCCAATCGGTGTTGGGACACTCATTCGGCGACGCAACACTCGCTACGATGTCCCCGTCGAGGGGACGATGGAAGTCGTGGAGTACGAACCGAACGAATCCATGGGGACGGTCATCAAGGAAGGTGGCTTCGAGATGGCCGGCCGAATCACGTTCGAGGAAATGGGTCCATCCAAAACGATGGTGACGCGGAGCGCCACCGTTCCTGATTCAATCGACCCGGAGTTACTCCGTCGAAAGATGGAACAGACCTCACACCGCATCGAGGAACTGTTCGAGTCAGAGCTGTAACTTCGAATTCGAATTTTCTCACCTCGGTACACGCATCTCTGAACGCCCAGTTCCGTCCCCGAGTGAACAGGGCTAAGGCCCTCTCCGGCCGAGTCGCTCTCATGCGCCAATTCATCGTCCTCGGTCACGACGTGCCGACGACACCCGACTTCTCGCTCGACGACATCGCCGGCGGTGCTGGTCGTCTCGACGTGCTCTGCCGCTGTGTCAACTCTGCGTTCTTCCTCTCGCACGACATTCGCAAGGACGTTCGCGTCCACCTCGTCCTCGGCGACGAGTACACGGTCCGCTTCGAAGGCTCCGAACTCCGCCGTCTCAACCCCGACGAGCGTTCGACGGCCGCACTCGTTCGCAAAGCGCTAGAGAAACGCGACGAGGCCATCGGCCACATGCCCGCCGAGTCCTCACCGGGCGTCTCTATCCGGCGAATGGGATTCAAGGCGACCCTCGAAGAGGTGGCTCGCGATTCGACTGTCGTCGAACTCCACGAAGACGGCGACCCAGTCGTCGACGTCGAGCCTCCGGAGAACCCGCTGTTCGTCCTCTCGGACCACAACGACTTCACCGACGAGGAAGCCGAGTTGCTGGCCGAGGTCTCTGACGAGCGAGTTCGACTCGGGCCGGAAATCCTCCACGCCGATCACTCGATTACAGTGGCTCACAACTACCTCGATACTGAAGGCTATTCGCGGTACTGAGTCGGGGACGGCGGCGTGTCAACGGGTCTGACGGTAGCCCACAATCATAACTGTTAAACGCCGCGGTGGCATGCCTGAGAATGCGGGCCGGTGGGGTAGCTTGGTATCCTTCGGCCTTCGGGTGGCCGTAACCTCAGTTCGAATCTGAGCCGGCCCATATTCTACCCCTTTCAACGTCAACGAGCACCGCGTAGCGTGTGCGAGTCCCCCCGAAATGGTTGTCTGGGCGACCGAAGATTCGAATCAGGGAGCGTTAGCGACCGTGGTTCGAATCTGTGTCTCTTCAAGGTCGACTTCAATACGGTGGCATCTATTTCGACTCACTCACCGTACCTACCTCCAATCCAATGCTCATCGACGAGTGGGCGTTCGACCCCCAAACTGTAGACGGTGTATTCGTCGAGATGGGCGACATCGATGGATACACCGAGGCAGGCGCTATCCTCAGCGATGACGAAGCCTATCGATACCTTCTGTGGCGAGTGTGGGACCCAGAAAAGCCGACGCTCACGTACATCATGTGCAACCCGAGCGACGGCCGCGGCACGAAAAACGACAGAACACTCGACAGATGTGAGTCGTTCGCCCGTGCGAACGGATGTGGGAGCTTCGTGGTGGGTAACCTGTTCGCGCGACGGACACCGAACCACGAAGAGTTGCGAGCGGACGACGACCCAATCGGCCCTGAAAACGACCGGTTCCTCGAATCCCTCTCCGTCGAAGCGGAGACAGTCGTCGCCGCCTGGGGTAGAATCGGTCAGAAGTTCGGCCGCGTCGAAGAAGTCGTCGCGATGCTGGACGTCGACCTCTACGCAATTCACGTGAATACTGATGGGTCGCCACAGCATCCGCTCTACGCGAAACACAACAACGAGTTGACTCGCTGGCATCCAGACGCCTGAGAGAACGGTTTGGTGGCCCGGCGATGGCACAAAAGCTATGTTTCGCCCTTTGGTGAACCCCGTATGGTACGCCCTCCACGCGTAGCGAGTCGCGGCCAACTCGACTCCGAACGGCCCACTCCTGCTGTGAAGACGGGTCGACGGTGATGCGATGACGAATCGTGAATTCGTGGACCGTCGAACGGTTCTCGGTGCCATCGCGACTGCAGGACTCGGGTCAGTTGCTGGCTGTTCCAGTCTGCAGAGCGACGGCGATGACTCGACATCTTCGGTCGAGGACAACGCGGCCCGCGACCTCGCGGCTCAATTCGCACCGACACTGTACTTCGACGAGTACGAGCCGTGGTTCCCGACCGACCCGCGGCTGTACACCAGCGAGCGAGACGGAGAGACGGTCGTCGACGGATTCGACGCGTTCGACGGCTATCACAAGCGGAAGAACGAGACGGGCGAACAGGCACCAGACCCGACGGTGTTCTACAACGTCGTCCAGTACGAGAACTCCCCACTCGCCGTCGTCCAGTACTGGTTCTATTCGGCGTTCGACCAGTTCACCACCAACTTCCACTGGCACGACTGGGAGGTCCTCCACGTCTTCGTCGACACGGACGGTGACGACGCTGCCGATGCCGTCCCGCAACTGTACGTCGCCAGTTCGCACTCGCAGAAAGTTCCGAACAACGAGTTCCTCGACCCTGACCCCGACCGAGTACCGCGCATTCTCTCGGAACTGGGGTCCCATTCGAGTGCGCTGTCGGTCAACGACAGTCCGGACCGATTTCAGCGGTTCCCATCCGAGGGGACGTTCGCGGATATCACCAACAGTGCTATCGAGCGCATCGAGGACATCGCAGAGATTCCAATCGCCTACGGACTCCCGCGCGACGAGGGTGCGACCCTACCGTACGTCGTCCCGGAGTTGGACGGCGTCCCGATATACGACGACGACCGACTCCCCTCGGTTGAACAGACCGACCTCATCGACGAGGTGTTGACCGTTCGGTCGTTCGACGCGCTGTCGTCACCGCCGACTGACTTCCCAGCACGAGCAACTGGACTCGTCTTCGACTTCGAAGACCGCGACACCGACGCCGACGTCGAGTACGCGCTCGTCCCGACGAGTGAGGTCGAGCACATCTCCGAGTTTACCGGACCACAACTGAGCTTCGAGTTCGCGATTCCACAGTTTGCCGAAGACGCCATCGCGGGCCACATCACGACCACGAGTACCCCGTGGAAGCAGTCCCGGTACGAGAACCCGGCAGCCGACATCTCCGAACCGAATCACCGACTTGCGCTGGCCGAGCGATACGAGGTCATCAGCGAACCATCGACGGTCAACACCATCGTCGTACAGGTGACCGAGGCGATTACGTCCGACGACGCGCCGGACGGTGAAGGGCTGACCACGCGAGAGTCGACCGTCGAGTGTGTGTTGTTGCTGGAGAGCGACCCCAAAGCAGTGCCGACGTTCGGCGGAGTCGGTGTCGTTCAGGACGTTCCAGCGGGCGACCACCAGCTCACCATCAACGGCGCAGGTCTTGCACCACACAGTGAACAGGTTTCTGTGGGCGAGGCGGCCGGAGAGTCGACCGAGGGCGGTGTCGAGAACGCGATCGTCTCCGCGGGTGTGAATGGAGAGATTCCGCTCGTCGCCCGTGAGTCAGCAACCAAACTGGAAGTCGACGCGGACGGTGCGGACAGCGAACTCTCGGCTCTCGGGGTCGACGACGACTTCGCCGGCCGGTTGTACGACGCGCCGTTGTTGGGACCGGATGCGGTCTACGTCCACAGCGGTGGTGCGTACACGGTCGAAGTCCGCGATACCGACGACGAGGTTGGTGCGTTCCGGGTCAACCCTGACCCAAACACCGCATCCGACTCCGATTCGAGTGTCCGCATCGACCGACCTACCACCGGAAAGGCATCGCTGGCGACGTTCCTCGCCGACATTGCCGAGGAGACTGAGGCACAGGTCGCTGCCGTCGCCGACCGCACGTCGGACACCGACCGAGACGAGCAAGACGACGGCGACGCCTCATCAAGCGCCGTTCGGGGTCTGGCACAGGCACTCGGTGCCGTCGCCGAGGCCGCCCGTCGAGCGGCCGAGCGTGCAGAGACCGGGGAGCGAGGACAGGCCAACATGAGCCTCGAAACTGTCGAGTCGCGACTCGGCCAGGTCACCGAACGGTTGGCAGAGGCCCAGCCAGCCCTTCCAG
The genomic region above belongs to Haloferax marinisediminis and contains:
- a CDS encoding SRPBCC family protein; its protein translation is MAKQASSGGKGVRTVEFSQVIDRPVSDVFHVMAEQHVQNHPRWDPDVELEQETDGPIGVGTLIRRRNTRYDVPVEGTMEVVEYEPNESMGTVIKEGGFEMAGRITFEEMGPSKTMVTRSATVPDSIDPELLRRKMEQTSHRIEELFESEL
- the trmY gene encoding tRNA (pseudouridine(54)-N(1))-methyltransferase TrmY, which encodes MRQFIVLGHDVPTTPDFSLDDIAGGAGRLDVLCRCVNSAFFLSHDIRKDVRVHLVLGDEYTVRFEGSELRRLNPDERSTAALVRKALEKRDEAIGHMPAESSPGVSIRRMGFKATLEEVARDSTVVELHEDGDPVVDVEPPENPLFVLSDHNDFTDEEAELLAEVSDERVRLGPEILHADHSITVAHNYLDTEGYSRY
- a CDS encoding DUF1643 domain-containing protein codes for the protein MLIDEWAFDPQTVDGVFVEMGDIDGYTEAGAILSDDEAYRYLLWRVWDPEKPTLTYIMCNPSDGRGTKNDRTLDRCESFARANGCGSFVVGNLFARRTPNHEELRADDDPIGPENDRFLESLSVEAETVVAAWGRIGQKFGRVEEVVAMLDVDLYAIHVNTDGSPQHPLYAKHNNELTRWHPDA